The segment TGTCAATATTCTACGGGCCAGGGAAATTTCCATGGATTGAAAATGATAGTCCGGTCAACGGAGGAATCCCTCAGAACGCTAGCCTTGTGGATCACTTGCAAGTATTCGCTGATGAAGTTACGAAGAAATTGCCTCCTAACTTCAGAGGTAACTTCCGTTTAGGACAGtgttaggaaggagagagagagagagagagagagagagagagagagagagagagagaggtttttaacAATGTTTACGCATGGTAGCATGTTGGCTATTCAGAGAACATCTCAGATTTACCAATTAACGTTAGANNNNNNNNNNNNNNNNNNNNNNNNNNNNNNNNNNNNNNNNNNNNNNNNNNNNNNNNNNNNNNNNNNNNNNNNNNNNNNNNNNNNNNNNNNNNNNNNNNNNNNNNNNNNNNNNNNNNNNNNNNNNNNNNNNNNNNNNNNNNNNNNNNNNNNNNNNNNNNNNNNNNNNNNNNNNNNNNNNNNNNNNNNNNNNNNNNNNNNNNNNNNNNNNNNNNNNNNNNNNNNNNNNNNNNNNNNNNNNNNNNNNNNNNNNNNNNNNNNNNNNNNNNNNNNNNNNNNNNNNNNNNNNNNNNNNNNNNNNNNNNNNNNNNNNNNNNNNNNNNNNNNNNNNNNNNNNNNNNNNNNNNNNNNNNNNNNNNNNNNNNNNNNNNNNNNNNNNNNNNNNNNNNNNNNNNNNNNNNNNNNNNNNNNNNNNNNNNNNNNNNNNNNNNNNNNNNNNNNNNNNNNNNNNNNNNNNNNNNNNNNNNNNNNNNNNNNNNNNNNNNNNNNNNNNNNNNNNNNNNCCAATTAACGTTAGAGTCGTTATGGGGAAAATAAATCGCTCTCTCGTTTTGTTGTCGAACTTCGCTGATTTGTTGGGAGGGGCAAAACATTGGTTGCTATTCAGTGAaggtacacaaacacaacaaagacgcgcacacatattatatatactatgttatatatatatatatatatatatatatatatatatatatatatatatatatatatatatatatatatatatcatcacacacacacctatatatatatatatatatatatatatatatatatatataatatatatatatatatatatatatatatatatatatatacatcacacacacacacacacacacgtatatatatatatatatatatatatatatatatatatatatatatatatattatattatatatatatatatatatatcataccacaCCCCCCCGAGTATGTCCCTGTGTATATACACGAGTGTGTAAACGTGCGTTCATGTGGGAATTACTCGTGGAatcctaataaaaaataaaagttaatctgGAAGTCAACTAAtcgaaaaaaaatttccagtcAGCAAAACTATCCTCGCGACGTCGGGCGAGCTGTGTCATGAATATTTTGACTGTTCCAGGCGTTGCCGTCCTGGATTTCGAGAAGTATTACCCGTGCTATGAGATAAATCCGGCAGAGTACAAAAAGGCCTCCAGAGATTGGGTAAAAGCGCAGCATCCATCCTGGACGCCCAGCCAGATCGAAGCGGAGGCCATTAGAGCATTCAATGAGTCTTCGAGGGAGTTTTTTGAGGTAATCTGTCTGTCAATCTGTCTATACAACATAAGTTAAATTCCTAATTTGAATTGAGTGTTTCATTTTGTGCCTTGAAGTCGCGGGGACATCTTGATCGTCCTTTCAAGTCAGAATATTCACTGAATTCACCATGATACTACTTCAGCTTGTGGTCAAAATATAGTTGCTAGTTATGTTGTTTTCTTGTTGATTTACTGGTAATTATTATGTACTTCGTATGTGTACCTTGACCTTGAATGCAtgaacgagatatatatatatatacatatatatatatatatattatatctatatatatatatatatatatatatatatatatatatgtgtgtgtgtggtgtgtgtgtgtgtgtacatgcatacatattttatatatatatatatatatatatatatatatatatatatatatatatatatatatatatatatatatatatatatatatatttatatatatatatatatatatatatatatatatatatatatatatatatatatatatatatatatatatatatatatataatatatatacatataaatacacacaaacacacacagatatatatatatatatatatatatatatatatatatatatatatatatatatatatatatatatatatatatatatttatatatatatatatataatatatatatatatatatatatatatatatatattcaacacaaATATCACGATTAtccatcttttctatttttcattgcaACTCCAGATCTTGCTGTGGAAAGGCCGAGAAATTCACCCTGAAGCCCTATGGGGATATTACCATTATCCCTATTGCCATAACTATGGACCAAGGCAACAGCTTGTCAGCCGCAAGTAAGTAATTAGATAGTAATTAAGGGATGAAATCACAGGGCATTAGGGTTTCATAATTATGGTTGTTTCACTTTCACGAAGCTGTACTACACAACCTGTCTTCAACGACGTGCGTTGCATTGTCGAATTTTCTGATGGTGATGCTTTCATCAATGATAAGTCCTCTcgatgttacatacatacatgcatacttacgtacatacacacacagacatacgcacacacacacacacacacacacacccacacacacacacacatatataatatatatatatatatatatatatatatatatatatatatatatgtatatgtatatatgtatatatgtatatagtatatttatatatatatatatatatatatatatatatatatatatatatatatatatatatatatatatatatatatatatatgtatatatgtatatatatataatatatatatatatatatatatatatatatatatatatgtatatatatatatatatatatatatatatatatatatatatatactataggtatatatatatatatatatatatatatatatatatatatatatatatatatatatatatagagtatatatatgtgtgtgtgtgtgtgagagtgtgtgtatgtatgtatgtgtatatatgtgtatatatatatatatatatatatatatatatatatatatatatatatatatatatatatatatatacatactatatatatatatatatatatatatatatatatatatatatatatatatatatatatttatatatatatatatatatatatatatatataatatatatatatatatatatatatatatatatatatatatatatatatgtcacagtccaggcatgggattttcgtATACTCCGTGTCTtagggattgtcttttgttggacgttaatcagggatttagctagggtatttgggttggtaaaggcaaaagggctagattttccgagggtgtggggtTTTTATTCATCGTTGGGTGTCTctatggtcttgtcttgagggggttggtagaaaattacattactATAtgcaggagtatacgaaatcccatgcccgAACGGTgacgaatcatatatatatatatatatatatatatatatatatatatatatatatatatatatatatatatatatatatatatatatatatatatatatatatatatatatatatgtgtgtgtgtgtgtgtgtgtgtgtgtatgtatgtatgtatatatatatatatatatatatatatatatatatatatatatatatatatatatatatatatatatatatatatatttaaaaggagtccataaaaacaccaaaatatagagagaaaaaaaaatactatatttcagagactgctgtctcacaCTTCAGGTACGTAGATGAATGAGGaacgttacagaaaaggtggtatatatgccaagaggtccatccacataTAAGCCAATTTGGGTCAAGTccgttgataatcttcctttaatcttcttcagcgttggttgaatggaaaccttgtcgacgacatctgaatcccatgctccctttgagatatacATTACccgcctctgtttaatcaaggccgattccatcatttgactcttgtaccggcagttgctgctataaattatacatgacaaattccagtttattctatggttatgttcatttatatggctgaaaatagctgagttctgttgtcatcgacaaggttttcattcaaccaacgcttaagaagattaaaggaagattatcagcgggagtgacctaaattggcttacctgtggaatgacctcttggtatatataccacctttttttttttttttctgtaactttcctaattcatctacctgaagaggggcgacagcagtctctgaaatatagtatttttctctctatattttggtgttttttatgggctcccttttatATTTGATggattctgttgcaacagaaaatttttaccagttcatatatataaatatatatatatatataatatatatatatatatatatatatatatatatatatatatatatcacagaaacGAGTGAAGGAGCAGTTATCTAAAGGTCGCCATCCTATCATGGACCTCGCATTGCCCTGCACACATAAGCACTTTTTCCTTAGTGCCACTATGACAAACGTATACAAGACCCTTGGAGATAAGAAATGGAAAGGTTTTTATCTCTCACGGTGGTTTTATTGCATGCCATGAAGATCAGACAACCATCATCCTTGCAGCTCATGGACAAATATCTCAACAGAGGCTCCGgaagtggtgggggggggggtgggggggggggggggggggggaggtggagatGTGTTTGACGATTggattggggggggagggggatgtggGAGGGAAAGTAATTATAAAGTTCATCTAGTCAAGTCACCACTTACTATCAGTAAGGTAGAATTTTCACAACATCAAAGAAATCATcgcgatatgtttttttttttttaatgttccaaGGCTAAATGCAAAGCTACCTTAAACTCACTAAGATTGTTGAATAGACACGTATTAACTGAACTATTGCATATTTGGTTCCTGGTTCTACGACTTCTTTGTTGGCGTCGTAAAGCGCAGGGGCAAAATATATCTCCTAGAAATTGTTTAAACTGGTCGTATTCAAACGTACTTTCTTGAAAGGACCTGCCGTAAGTAAATACATATGaagtatttcaattttttttacataacataaatattttatctaGAAATGTGTGtacatagtatgatatatatctatatctatatctatatctatatctatatctatctatctatctatctatatatatatacatatatatatatatatatatatatatatatatatatatatatatatatatatatatctatatcatatatatatatatatatatatatatatatatatatatatatatatatatatatatatatatatatatatatatatatatatatatatatatatatatatatatatatatatatatatatatatatagatatagatatatatatatatatatatatatatatatatatatatatatatatatatatatatatatatatatatatatatatatatagtcttacgTTTTTACATCTTTCTTTGATTATATACCCAAGTTTTCATTTACTGCCAATCAATATAAATCTAAAAGCGAAGGTAACTAATCGATAATTAAGTGTCCAGTAAGTCTACTCAtcgaaaaatgcaaaattaatccTACGTAACACTAAATGATATATCTTTGTATTAATGAACCTACTAAGAAGGAAAATAACTGGTAATAACGTGCAATATTTTATCCTTAAAGGATGAATATTGCagcaatatttaaattttctatgttgtttttcctttcataaaatattaacaatgaaggagcctttttTTTAGGTCTCtaagtaatttttcttttcaaaaaaatattacaaatgaaCCAGCCAATAGCTTAGGTCTCTAAtaagtaatttttcttttcatgaaataTTACAATTGAACGAACCAATTTTCTTTTAGGTCACTAAGtaacttatattaaaaaaaaattaccaatgaacgagtcattttttttaggtgataacTCACAACGACGAGATGTTGTGGCTGATGGAAGCCAGCACAGCCTTATATCCTAGCATCTACATTTTCAAAGACAGTGGCTGGGACCCCATGAGCAGGCGAAGAAACGCTCTGGTCAGACTCAAAGAGGCAATTAGGGTTAGAAGGAATACGGGTAAAAATATACCTATTCTTCCCTACTTCTGGTACAGGTAAATAAAGTGGTACTTTCCAAATATACCTCTTCTTCCCCACCTCTGGTACAGGTAGGTAAAGTGGTACTTTCCAAATATACCTCTTCTTCCCCACCTCTGGTACAGGTAAGTAAAGTGGTACTTTCCAAATATATCTCTTCTTCTTTACCTCTGGTACAGGTAAATAAAAGTGGTACTTTCCTACTTCTGGTACAGGTAAAGTAAAGTGAAAAAGTTACTATCCAAATATACCTATTCTTTGCTACTTCTGGTACAGGTAAATAAAGTGGTACTTTAAATATACCTATTCTTCCCTACTTCTGGTACAGGTAAATAAAGTGGTACTTTCCAAATATACCTATTCTTCTCTACTTCTGGTACAGGTAAATAAAGTGGTACTTTCCAAATATACCTATTCTTCCCTACTTCTGGTACAGGTAAATAAATTGGTACTTTCCCCAGTATATTTGAGTAAATTGTATCCTTTATTCCTTTAATTAATGAAGTGTGAAGACATACCTTCCTTAATTCTTGTGTTATGTTTATAGTTTACGATGGCGCCAGATGAGCTAGTTGAAGAAAAACATTCACACTATGAATAATATTTTGACATAAGATTCCTTTCGTGAAATACGATGAAGAaagttgaagaaaaatatttatactccgaaaaatattttgtcataaaaattCTTTGGTGTAATAGAATGAAGATCACGAACCAGATATTACGTTTGCATATAATGGATGTTTCTTATTCTTTACCGTCCGGATTCCAGGCAGAAAGGAGCGATGTTATACGATAAATTCCAACTCCTTCCAGGTACCATGATTCGCCTGACTACCTGACACCAATGGACATCACCAACACACTGGGGCTATCGAAGGTCATGAATCTGGACGGAATTGTGTTGTGGGGTTCAACGCACGACCTTCGGACAGAAGAGATGTGTATGCAGTTTAAGGTAAACTAGAGATTTTCTTATGGAACAAGTTACATATACCCAATACAATGATGATTTTTACTGACTATATTCCTTGAGGGAGGAATCACGAAATGCAATGTGCTCTTCCTGATACGATTACTGTCATCAAATGTTTTCTTAACTTTTGAAGGAATTATTATACGTCAAGTTAACCGGTCGAAaattatgaattaatacaaattaacGTAATGTAAAATTTTGAGTCAATAGAATTGAACATGATGTTTAATGTGTCTTTAATTATTTCGTAAGGTAGGGTAATACATTACACAAGTTCGAAAGATTTGATGTTAACTATAACATATTTGGGAAAacactctctatcacgagagtagaTACAATGTTCTAAAAGGtcccaataataaaaatgttaaagttcgtgtatgatttataaactttattaattaagtttttcgaacccttctctgggctCATCTTCATTccaaaagatgaacccagggaagggttgcaagcttttataaagtgtttataaattataaacgAAATTTTGATACatttcattattgtggaccccttagaacatttaCACATTTGCAAGGTGGATGCTAATTATAAGATTTACATGAAAGAATAATTAACATTAGAATAGATATGACCACGACAGATGAATAACTAtcattatggaaaaaaataatggaagccTTCTAAAGACCGCAGAATGAATTAATAATGTAGTGCCTTCCTAAGATATGGTAAAATGAGATTTTAGAAAAATGCTTTAAGCGCTTACGTAAAATTTGTCATATAGTATGAGgaaatttttatattcaaaattcaaaataccGCTTGATTAGATAATGAtcgggtcatatatatatatatatatatatatatatgatatatatattatatatctatatatatatatatatatatatattatatatatatatatatatatatatattatatatatatatataaaaatgaaaattctgtTTCAAAACTACAAATTTCATGTCTATGTAAATACCAAGTTATTTGCATGAACATTCTCGTATCGCTTTGTAACATGCCTTCAACAGCAAATTCTCCAGACGTTTTTAATTCCTCACTTCCGCCGTCAGGCACAAGCTATTGAGAGACGAAAGCTTAATCGTGGCTGGCAATCGTCTTACGTTTCCCCTCTAAGCTGTCATAACTTGTTCCCAAACAGAACTTCGTGGAGGAAAAATTGGGTCCTGTGGCTCGGTACGTTTTCCCGCTTCGCCGTCCCTTCTCACACGTGTCATTAACTCTAGGAGGCTGCTCAAAGAAGTTCGCTTATGAGTGCTGAGGGGCCGGGGAGGCAGCATCCCCCCCTCGGCATAAAACCACGTTGTTTCGTAAATTGCGACTGGGGTCGTTTgaattctgtctttctctctctctctctctccttttcttttttatttcctttgggAATTTTTTCGTAAGTATGCATTCATACAAACCGTGGAAAATGTCCTTTCCTTGTTAACTATATGATAAAATAGGTGTTATTAAGAAATCTCTCAGATATCATagctaaacaaaaaagaaaatgtttttttaactgtctttccctctttttttattcctttgtgaATTTGTTAGTATGTATTTCATACACCGATAGAAAGGGGGGGGTCCCATTTTCCTTGTAATATGTTAAGAATGTGTTACTGATCATTCTTAGAtatcatagttaaaaaaaaaaaaaagtctctctgtctttctatctcttttttttattcctttgtgaATTTGTAAACGTATGTATTTCATAACcttgaaaaatgtcattttcccctagtaatatatgatataataggtTTTTGTTAAGAATGTGTTACTTGATCTTTCTTAGATATCATcgctaaacaaaattatttttactgtctttctctctttttttttcttttgttttttttttattctttgtgga is part of the Macrobrachium nipponense isolate FS-2020 chromosome 6, ASM1510439v2, whole genome shotgun sequence genome and harbors:
- the LOC135216298 gene encoding hyaluronidase B-like, coding for MAIPPRLEPANSQPPELAVKPKKPLRARRKRYKRSCHTSPTEIIFVFWMTAQVGRLVMNLYLLQVGTYIGNSHCFDVYWNIPSQTCQQFGIYINASSLELFQNTDDVFYGDKVSIFYGPGKFPWIENDSPVNGGIPQNASLVDHLQVFADEVTKKLPPNFRGVAVLDFEKYYPCYEINPAEYKKASRDWVKAQHPSWTPSQIEAEAIRAFNESSREFFEILLWKGREIHPEALWGYYHYPYCHNYGPRQQLVSRNCTTQPVFNDVITHNDEMLWLMEASTALYPSIYIFKDSGWDPMSRRRNALVRLKEAIRVRRNTGKNIPILPYFWYRYHDSPDYLTPMDITNTLGLSKVMNLDGIVLWGSTHDLRTEEMCMQFKNFVEEKLGPVARYVFPLRRPFSHVSLTLGGCSKKFAYEC